The following proteins are encoded in a genomic region of Sulfurovum indicum:
- a CDS encoding DsrE family protein: MQKIIIVLLFTLGFLQAEEETAKVVYDLTTKDLKTFERKILQGVVANKIHYESQLKELEVTVVIHGGAYRFFTKDPGNSLFKNDTALMENYRILAKRIDSLIKTYDVEFLMCGAAMVKNKLQAKDVYSFVKIIPNSTIGLIDKQNEGYAYIPVN; the protein is encoded by the coding sequence ATGCAAAAAATTATTATTGTATTACTTTTTACTCTAGGTTTTCTCCAGGCAGAAGAAGAAACAGCCAAGGTTGTATATGATCTGACCACTAAAGATCTAAAAACATTTGAACGAAAAATACTTCAAGGTGTTGTTGCCAATAAAATTCACTATGAGAGTCAATTAAAGGAATTGGAGGTAACCGTAGTTATTCATGGTGGTGCATACAGGTTTTTTACCAAAGATCCTGGTAATTCTCTTTTCAAAAATGATACAGCACTTATGGAAAACTACAGAATACTGGCTAAGCGTATAGACTCTTTGATCAAAACCTATGACGTAGAATTTCTTATGTGCGGTGCAGCCATGGTGAAAAATAAACTGCAGGCAAAAGATGTCTACAGTTTTGTTAAAATTATTCCCAATTCCACCATAGGACTCATAGACAAACAAAATGAAGGCTATGCATATATTCCTGTAAATTAA
- a CDS encoding response regulator transcription factor, producing the protein MINILMIEDDPEFAELLSEYLSQFDIKITNYEDPFLGLSAGVKKFDLVILDLTLPGMDGLEVCEELVRKYDIPVIISSARSDINDKVQSFELGAYDYLPKPYDPKEMYARIMAILNRVNREEGKGSSATPKSDFEIRGDTIYYKGEALNLTPAEFEVLSLLVKNQGITQSREQIINSSATMSIDSQGKSLDVIISKIRSKLGDNKRIQAVRGVGYKLV; encoded by the coding sequence ATGATCAATATCCTGATGATAGAAGATGATCCCGAATTCGCAGAACTGCTCAGTGAATACCTTTCCCAGTTTGATATCAAGATCACCAATTATGAAGATCCTTTTCTGGGTCTGAGCGCAGGTGTAAAAAAATTTGATCTGGTAATCCTTGATCTTACCCTTCCGGGAATGGACGGATTGGAAGTATGTGAAGAGTTGGTACGCAAATACGATATCCCTGTTATTATCTCTTCAGCACGCAGTGATATCAATGACAAAGTACAGAGCTTTGAACTGGGTGCCTATGACTATCTGCCAAAGCCGTATGATCCTAAAGAGATGTATGCACGTATTATGGCGATCCTCAACCGGGTTAATAGAGAAGAGGGAAAAGGGAGTAGTGCAACACCCAAAAGTGACTTCGAGATCAGAGGGGATACTATCTACTACAAAGGGGAAGCGCTCAACCTGACCCCTGCGGAGTTCGAAGTCCTCTCCCTGCTTGTCAAAAACCAGGGGATCACCCAGTCACGAGAACAGATCATCAACTCTTCCGCAACCATGAGTATCGACTCACAGGGGAAAAGCCTGGATGTGATCATCTCCAAGATACGCTCCAAACTTGGCGATAACAAACGTATTCAGGCCGTTCGCGGTGTAGGATACAAACTTGTTTAA
- a CDS encoding ArsS family sensor histidine kinase: MFNHFSSLRSKIKLVFSITLLLLAILFIGSIKYDYAKYDELNEARERAISHYLYHYYLKTGKIDEAYLESQNVSLIKDKAKVIQIERYFKEKGKYKKYAVDTFRLQRIILINNDRFKLFLENKNRPKYPLKRIAVFTIVFLLIILLYFWVIRSLRPLSELKNKIKTFSEGNLNIQCASDKHDEIAEVANEFDHAVNMIRELLQSRQLFLRAIMHELKTPIAKGRLMSEMLPDEKSKQRMHSIFERLNLLIDEFAKIEKITSKNFKLKLKPYKMSDLVEASIDLLMVENPGRLVSIEIKKDYIVKSDFELFTLVVKNLLDNALKYSTDKHVIVVIDSDHLDIINKGEALKEPLEEYFKPFHTSKGGLGLGLYIVKSILDIHKMTLAYRYEEGKNIFTVR; encoded by the coding sequence TTGTTTAACCACTTCTCTTCCCTACGCAGCAAAATCAAGCTGGTATTCTCTATTACACTGCTGCTTCTTGCTATCCTCTTTATCGGTTCGATCAAATACGACTATGCCAAATATGATGAGCTCAATGAAGCCAGAGAACGTGCCATCTCCCACTATCTTTATCACTATTATCTTAAAACAGGCAAGATCGATGAGGCATACCTTGAATCCCAAAATGTCTCACTTATCAAAGACAAAGCCAAAGTCATACAGATAGAACGTTACTTTAAAGAAAAAGGAAAATATAAAAAATATGCTGTTGATACCTTTAGGCTCCAACGTATCATTCTCATTAACAATGACCGATTCAAACTCTTTTTGGAAAACAAGAACAGACCAAAATATCCTTTAAAAAGAATCGCCGTCTTCACCATAGTTTTTCTACTGATCATTTTACTCTACTTCTGGGTCATACGCAGTCTGCGTCCGCTTTCAGAACTCAAAAACAAGATTAAAACCTTTTCAGAAGGGAACCTCAACATTCAATGTGCCAGTGACAAACATGATGAGATCGCAGAAGTCGCCAACGAGTTCGACCATGCCGTCAATATGATACGGGAACTGCTTCAGTCACGCCAACTCTTTTTACGTGCTATCATGCATGAGCTAAAGACTCCTATCGCCAAAGGGCGGCTAATGAGTGAGATGCTTCCTGATGAAAAGAGCAAACAAAGGATGCATAGTATCTTCGAACGTCTCAATCTGCTTATCGATGAATTTGCAAAAATAGAGAAGATCACCTCAAAGAACTTCAAACTGAAACTCAAACCTTATAAAATGAGTGATCTGGTAGAAGCAAGTATCGATCTGCTTATGGTTGAGAACCCCGGCCGACTTGTCAGTATAGAGATAAAGAAAGACTATATTGTCAAATCCGATTTTGAACTTTTTACATTAGTCGTAAAAAATCTTCTGGATAATGCGCTCAAGTACTCTACAGACAAACATGTCATCGTAGTGATCGACAGTGATCATCTCGATATCATTAACAAAGGTGAAGCACTGAAGGAACCGTTGGAAGAGTATTTCAAACCTTTCCATACCTCAAAAGGCGGATTGGGACTGGGACTCTATATCGTCAAGAGTATTTTGGATATTCATAAAATGACATTAGCCTATCGATATGAAGAAGGCAAAAATATCTTTACAGTAAGATAG
- a CDS encoding class II 3-deoxy-7-phosphoheptulonate synthase yields MSWTPSSWRDFPIKQQPTYPDRKALEEVEKELSSYPPLIFAGEARRLKEKLAAAGRGEAFLLQGGDCAESFSDFSAATIKNLFKLMLQMNMVLMYSTGKPVVKVGRIAGQFAKPRSSDFEEKDGVKLPSYRGDIINSIEFTEEARIPNPENMLKAYNQSAATLNLLRAFARGGLADLNKVHQWNLDFIKGNPLGQRYDELSDKIDHAMKFMAACGLTSKSLPQLHQTTLYTSHEALLLNYEQALTRKDSETGKWYDCSAHMLWIGDRTRDLNEAHIEYFRGIDNPIGCKVGPSMEEDELIELIDALNPENEEGRLNLIVRMGADKISDYFPPLLKKVKDAGKNVVWTIDPMHGNVEKSSTGFKTRDFANILSEVEQFFKIHKEMGTIAAGIHLEMTGNDVTECTGSTSCAITAEGLASRYHTQCDPRLNASQALELAFMISDTISDSEK; encoded by the coding sequence ATGAGTTGGACACCGAGCAGCTGGAGAGATTTTCCCATCAAGCAACAACCAACCTATCCGGATAGAAAAGCACTTGAAGAAGTAGAAAAGGAGCTCAGCTCCTACCCTCCGCTTATTTTTGCAGGTGAAGCACGCAGATTAAAAGAGAAACTTGCGGCTGCAGGCCGTGGTGAAGCCTTTTTGCTTCAGGGGGGAGACTGTGCCGAAAGTTTTTCCGACTTTAGTGCCGCAACCATTAAAAACCTTTTCAAACTGATGCTCCAGATGAATATGGTTCTAATGTATTCTACCGGAAAACCGGTAGTAAAAGTAGGGCGTATTGCGGGACAGTTTGCCAAGCCCAGATCATCTGATTTTGAAGAGAAAGATGGTGTGAAGCTTCCGAGTTACCGTGGTGATATTATTAACTCTATCGAGTTCACCGAAGAAGCACGTATCCCAAATCCTGAGAATATGCTCAAAGCCTACAATCAGTCTGCTGCAACACTCAATCTGCTTCGTGCATTTGCCAGAGGCGGGTTGGCAGATCTGAACAAAGTACATCAGTGGAACCTCGATTTTATCAAAGGTAATCCTCTCGGGCAGCGTTATGATGAACTCAGCGACAAGATCGATCATGCGATGAAGTTCATGGCAGCATGCGGACTGACAAGCAAGAGCCTGCCGCAGTTGCACCAGACAACACTCTATACTTCACACGAAGCGTTGCTTTTGAACTATGAGCAGGCGTTGACACGTAAGGATTCCGAGACCGGTAAATGGTATGACTGTTCGGCACACATGCTTTGGATCGGGGACAGAACACGTGATCTCAATGAAGCGCATATTGAGTACTTCAGGGGGATTGACAACCCGATCGGATGTAAGGTAGGACCAAGCATGGAAGAAGATGAGCTTATTGAACTCATCGATGCACTCAACCCTGAGAATGAGGAGGGGAGATTGAATCTCATTGTCCGTATGGGTGCTGACAAAATCTCCGACTACTTCCCGCCACTTTTGAAAAAGGTCAAAGATGCAGGAAAGAATGTGGTTTGGACGATCGACCCGATGCACGGGAATGTGGAAAAATCATCTACAGGATTCAAAACCAGAGACTTTGCAAATATACTCTCCGAGGTAGAACAGTTTTTCAAAATCCATAAAGAGATGGGAACCATTGCAGCAGGTATCCATCTTGAGATGACAGGGAACGATGTAACCGAGTGTACCGGAAGTACCTCATGTGCCATTACTGCTGAAGGATTGGCAAGCCGTTACCATACCCAGTGTGATCCGAGACTCAATGCTTCTCAGGCACTGGAACTTGCCTTTATGATTTCCGATACGATCTCTGATTCGGAGAAATAG
- the cmoA gene encoding carboxy-S-adenosyl-L-methionine synthase CmoA, protein MNKKDKDKVFSKPIEKKFEFDQAVASVFDDMLSRSVPFYDEVRKLIIDLILAEQEEGKKILDLGFSTAKFLLDLHSKMDARMELKGLDNSPAMLERAEQKCQAFGADISLELADMLTYDFKQEDIIVANYTLQFIRPMQRMELVRKIHDGLKEDGVFIFSEKVVFEDKKLDKQMIDIYYAYKKEQGYSEYEIAQKREALENVLIPFTVEENIHMCKEAGFRQINTIFQWANFVTFVAKK, encoded by the coding sequence GTGAATAAAAAAGACAAAGATAAAGTATTTTCAAAACCTATAGAGAAAAAATTTGAATTTGATCAGGCAGTCGCTTCGGTTTTTGACGATATGCTGAGTCGTTCCGTTCCTTTTTATGATGAAGTCCGAAAGCTGATTATTGATCTGATACTGGCTGAACAGGAAGAGGGCAAGAAGATACTTGATCTTGGTTTTTCTACTGCAAAATTCCTGTTGGATCTGCACAGTAAAATGGATGCAAGAATGGAGCTTAAAGGATTGGACAACTCTCCTGCCATGCTGGAGCGTGCAGAGCAGAAATGCCAAGCTTTTGGTGCGGATATTTCATTGGAGCTGGCCGATATGCTTACATACGATTTTAAGCAGGAGGATATTATTGTTGCCAACTATACACTGCAGTTTATTCGCCCGATGCAGCGTATGGAGCTTGTAAGAAAGATCCATGACGGACTTAAAGAGGATGGTGTATTCATTTTCTCCGAAAAAGTTGTTTTTGAGGACAAGAAGCTGGATAAACAGATGATAGACATATACTATGCCTATAAGAAAGAGCAGGGTTACAGTGAATATGAGATTGCGCAGAAGCGTGAAGCGTTGGAAAATGTACTGATCCCCTTTACCGTTGAAGAGAATATACATATGTGTAAAGAGGCAGGGTTCAGACAGATCAATACGATTTTTCAGTGGGCGAACTTTGTTACATTTGTAGCCAAAAAGTAA